From Juglans regia cultivar Chandler chromosome 6, Walnut 2.0, whole genome shotgun sequence, the proteins below share one genomic window:
- the LOC108993488 gene encoding UDP-glycosyltransferase 89B2-like, translating into MSNNGVHIAAYPYPTSGHIIPLLDLAHRLLTRGLTVTVFVTTSNLPLLQPYISTHPSSLKHLVLPSPDITAPPQKRLLATMRALRDLHYPILLQWFRSHSSPPVAIISDFFLGWTNDLACELCVPRLVFSPSGAFGLSVALSLCHDPPDNDDQDINFQVSFPKIPNSPAFLWWQIPAHYRSLKGDLDLEFFRNDMLANTMSWGMVFNSFMELERVYFTHLKKELGNDRVWAVGPVLPPENGDLQEYVVRGGVSSVPCHELMTWLDARPNNSIVYVCFGSRAMLTQRQMDVLTAGLEQSGVQFVLCVRVPREDEKKQANADHGVIPNGFEDRMEGRGFVIRGWAPQVSILSHRAVGAFVTHCGWNSVLEGITAGVVMLTWPMGADQYANAKLLVDELGVAIRACEGTQNIPEPAELARLLAISVEETRPERVLAKELSAAAASAVKGGSSDTNLDEFIKQLGDLGK; encoded by the coding sequence ATGTCTAACAATGGCGTGCACATCGCCGCTTATCCATACCCAACCTCAGGCCATATTATACCTTTGCTCGACCTCGCCCACCGCCTGCTCACCCGCGGCCTCACTGTCACCGTTTTTGTCACCACCTCTAACCTTCCTCTGCTTCAACCTTACATCTCCACACACCCGTCTTCTCTTAAACACTTGGTTCTCCCATCCCCTGATATTACAGCTCCTCCGCAGAAGAGGCTCCTTGCTACCATGCGCGCCTTACGTGACCTTCACTATCCTATCCTCCTCCAATGGTTCCGATCTCATTCCTCACCTCCTGTTGCTATTATATCCGATTTCTTTCTCGGCTGGACAAACGACCTAGCGTGCGAGCTTTGCGTTCCACGGTTAGTCTTCTCACCTTCTGGTGCCTTTGGGTTGTCGGTTGctctctctctgtgtcacgATCCACCGGATAACGATGATCAGGATATCAATTTCCAAGTTTCGTTTCCGAAAATCCCGAACTCTCCAGCATTCCTATGGTGGCAGATCCCTGCACATTATAGAAGCCTAAAAGGGGACCTGGATCTGGAATTTTTTAGAAACGACATGCTGGCCAATACGATGAGTTGGGGGATGGTGTTCAACTCGTTCATGGAGTTGGAGCGCGTTTACTTTACGCATCTGAAGAAAGAACTCGGAAATGATCGTGTGTGGGCCGTAGGACCCGTATTGCCTCCTGAGAACGGTGATTTACAGGAATACGTTGTTAGAGGTGGAGTAAGCTCTGTACCGTGCCATGAGCTAATGACTTGGTTGGATGCTCGTCCAAACAACTCAATTGTCTATGTCTGCTTCGGTAGCCGTGCGATGTTGACACAAAGGCAAATGGATGTGCTGACTGCTGGGTTAGAGCAAAGCGGCGTCCAGTTTGTTTTGTGCGTGAGGGTGCCTCGCGAAGACGAGAAGAAGCAGGCGAATGCTGATCATGGCGTGATTCCTAATGGGTTCGAAGATCGCATGGAGGGCAGAGGATTTGTAATAAGGGGATGGGCGCCGCAGGTCTCAATACTGAGCCACCGAGCCGTGGGTGCGTTCGTGACTCACTGCGGGTGGAACTCGGTGCTGGAGGGGATCACCGCGGGAGTTGTGATGTTGACATGGCCAATGGGTGCGGACCAGTACGCGAACGCAAAGTTGTTGGTGGATGAGTTAGGGGTTGCAATCAGAGCTTGTGAGGGCACTCAGAACATTCCCGAGCCAGCCGAGTTGGCTCGGTTGTTGGCCATCTCTGTTGAAGAGACTAGGCCAGAGAGGGTTCTGGCCAAAGAGCTGAGTGCTGCAGCCGCAAGTGCAGTTAAAGGAGGAAGTTCAGATACAAATTTGGATGAGTTCATCAAGCAGTTGGGTGATCTTGGAAAGTGA